From a region of the Deinococcus terrestris genome:
- a CDS encoding DUF3208 domain-containing protein, which translates to MTSPEESSAPAGGRAAVRLLQGYLWHPESLDVDLEQFLTHDLDDAHALWDAVQPPFAFFENGEPTASQTFYQFTVLRLYDEKPDADTMHAHAEAASHALNPLLDATPPGVGWQLWEDLREL; encoded by the coding sequence ATGACCTCTCCCGAAGAGTCCAGCGCTCCGGCCGGGGGCCGCGCCGCCGTGCGCCTGTTGCAAGGCTACCTGTGGCATCCCGAGAGTCTGGACGTGGACCTCGAACAGTTCCTGACCCACGACCTCGACGACGCGCACGCGCTGTGGGACGCGGTGCAGCCGCCCTTCGCCTTTTTCGAGAACGGCGAGCCGACCGCTTCCCAGACCTTCTACCAGTTCACCGTGTTGCGCCTGTACGACGAAAAGCCGGACGCCGACACCATGCACGCCCACGCCGAGGCCGCCAGCCACGCCCTGAACCCGCTGCTGGACGCCACGCCCCCCGGCGTGGGCTGGCAACTGTGGGAGGACCTGCGCGAGCTATGA